A part of Variovorax sp. HW608 genomic DNA contains:
- a CDS encoding LysR family transcriptional regulator: MRHLNLDQLRTLVSIADLGTFSAAAKALHLAQPTVSLHVSELESRLDARLLVRGARRITPTAAGAALVERARRLLRDADDAIDVVRRQAEGRVGRVRLGTSTGVVVELLPQVLEALEQDHPGIDIEVSILGSTETMSRLALGTLDVGLVAVPQPPVRDLVVTRWRSQPVMAFVPKKWEAPRRVTPRWLAERPLIFNDATTHMYRLAMEWFAQAGESPRPRIELNFDAAMRSLVAAGYGAAVLPVHQPVGAEFNDRLQVLPLSPKLTRHLGIAHRPKPALDGATATVLKVLSAFGQRQTS; this comes from the coding sequence ATGAGACACCTCAACCTCGACCAGCTTCGCACGCTGGTGTCCATTGCCGACCTCGGCACCTTCTCCGCCGCCGCCAAGGCGCTGCATCTCGCGCAGCCCACGGTCAGCTTGCACGTGAGCGAACTCGAATCGCGCCTGGATGCCCGGCTGCTGGTGCGCGGCGCGCGCCGCATCACGCCCACCGCCGCCGGCGCCGCGCTGGTCGAGCGGGCGCGCAGGCTGCTGCGCGATGCCGACGATGCGATCGACGTGGTGCGCCGCCAGGCCGAAGGTCGCGTGGGGCGCGTCCGGCTGGGTACCTCGACCGGCGTGGTGGTCGAACTTCTGCCGCAAGTGCTCGAGGCACTGGAACAGGACCATCCGGGCATCGACATCGAAGTCAGCATCCTCGGTTCGACCGAGACCATGTCGCGCCTCGCGCTGGGCACGCTGGACGTGGGCCTCGTCGCGGTCCCGCAGCCGCCGGTGCGCGACCTGGTGGTCACGCGATGGCGCAGCCAGCCGGTGATGGCCTTCGTCCCGAAGAAGTGGGAAGCGCCCAGGCGCGTCACGCCGCGCTGGCTGGCCGAGCGGCCGCTGATCTTCAACGACGCCACCACGCACATGTACCGCCTCGCCATGGAGTGGTTCGCGCAAGCGGGCGAATCGCCGCGCCCGCGCATCGAACTCAACTTCGATGCGGCGATGCGCAGCCTGGTCGCCGCGGGCTATGGCGCGGCGGTGCTGCCGGTGCACCAGCCGGTGGGCGCGGAGTTCAACGATCGGCTGCAGGTGCTGCCGCTCAGCCCGAAGCTCACGCGCCACCTCGGCATCGCGCAC
- a CDS encoding DUF1127 domain-containing protein, translating into MQPPKPAFFTIVLATIRNARRARHDHRLLRAMSEHELRDLGVGRSEIPALFSDAAAQSSAPCSCTRCAADARPARPR; encoded by the coding sequence ATGCAACCGCCCAAGCCCGCTTTCTTCACCATCGTCCTGGCGACGATCCGCAACGCGCGCCGCGCGCGGCACGACCATCGCCTGCTGCGCGCGATGAGCGAGCACGAGCTGCGCGACCTGGGCGTGGGCCGCAGCGAGATCCCGGCGCTCTTCAGCGATGCAGCGGCGCAGTCGAGTGCGCCGTGCAGCTGCACGCGGTGTGCTGCGGATGCTCGGCCAGCAAGGCCGCGGTGA